From a single Lolium rigidum isolate FL_2022 chromosome 7, APGP_CSIRO_Lrig_0.1, whole genome shotgun sequence genomic region:
- the LOC124676669 gene encoding COX assembly mitochondrial protein 2 homolog produces MHPHLTLHRHPMCAEIIEEFQKCHVDHPLKKFFGECTDLKIKLDRCFRQEKAVKRKANFEESKKFKEQLQAYKKEMAEKDNES; encoded by the exons ATGCATCCTCATCTCACCCTACACAGGCATCCTATGTGTGCTGAG ATTATTGAAGAATTTCAGAAGTGCCATGTGGATCACCCCTTAAAAAAATTCTTTGGGGAATGCACAGATCTTAAGATTAAGCTAGATCGATGCTTTCGGCAGGAG AAAGCTGTGAAGCGGAAGGCAAACTTTGAAGAGAGCAAGAAatttaaagaacaattgcaggctTATAAAAAGGAAATGGCTGAGAAAGACAATGAATCATAG